From the Dermacentor variabilis isolate Ectoservices chromosome 5, ASM5094787v1, whole genome shotgun sequence genome, the window ATCCTAGCCGTCGCGTTGTTTCATCTTCGTTCGAAAGGCAATGATACGCAAAAAGACAACTGCTAATGTTGCCTTCAAGGAAGAGAAGCTGCTGCTTCGCTGTGAATGGGACCAGTGCGACTTCTCGTGCGACGACAGCCCTGTATATTACCAGCACGTAAGGAAGCACTTGGACGATGACCTAACTTTTGTGGAAACAAACATGTGTCCTTGGCGAGACTGCGCCGAGGCGCTGAGTAATACCTCCGAGTTACGCACGCATGTGTTTTATCATGCTTTTCATTGTAAAATTAAATGTTACGGCCAGAACCTTTTGGACAGACAAAATGCGCAAACTATGCGCTGCCTAATGGACAAGGGCTCTCGCAACATCATTTCCGAAACTCCCGACAAGTACCAGTGCCAGTGGACAGGTTGCGATGACTGCTTCGAAAATCCCGAAGCATTCTACATGCACGTCAGCTGCCACGCAGAAGAGTCGTGCGGCGGGGCGCGGTCGTCGTCGAAGTTGCCCTGCGCTTGCGGTTGGGGTTCCTGTGAGGCTACCTTTGCTACGATGTACAAATTGAGGGAGCACGTTCGTACGCACACGCAGGAGAAAAGGTTGGCATGCCCGAACTGCGGCGGCGTGTTCTCGTCGCGCACGAAACTACTGGACCACTTTGCGCGCCAGGACGAGCGATCTAGCCACAGTTGCATCTACTGCAGTCGCAGCTTCAGTTCAGAGCGCCTTCTGCGGGACCACATGCGGCTGCACGTGAACCAGTACAAATGCCCGCTGTGCGACATGACGTGCCCGACGCCTTCGGCGGTCAAGGGCCATATGCAGTGGCGTCATTCGTCCCTGCGGCCTTACGCTTGCGACCTGTGCGACTACGCTGCAAAGCAACCGTGCGACTTGAGAAAGCATCTGCTGACGCATTCAAACAAGGGCTATGCGTGTCCGTACGATGGTTGCGATTTCGCCGAGCGTAGCAGCCACTTTCTGCGTAACCACATACGTGATGAACACCTCAAGTGCCCTAAGGGCATCTACATGTGTCATATCTGCCAGAAGCAGTACTCCAAGGGAAACTCGCTGTCACGGCATCTGGTCTCCCAGCACCGCTTCAAGTGGCCATCGGGTCACACGCGCTTCAATTACTTCTGCAACAAGGACAACATTTTCACAGTGCAGACAGTTCGTTATGAGAGCCTTGACCTTGCCGCGGCCAGTGCAGCCATTCCAGAAGAAATGAACACCGACACAGCAAGCACTCTATCTGAGCCTCAAGTTCTTACCACTGCAGTGACTGATGAAGTATCAGAGCAACCAGTGAAGTTGGTGCAAATTGTCCAGACAAACGAAGATGGTTCGACAGTTGTACAGGTGGCCCAGGTGTTGGCTGAGCAGCCCTTTGAACTTGCACAAAGCATACAAACACACCCTACGACCGAACTCAGTGAAGAGAGTTCTGCTGGCTCAGATGTGCACATATAATCAATTGCAATTTCAAGGGGTCCTGGGGACAAGCATTTCCAAGGTGCACACTTAACTTTGAATGTTTACATGTGTACTGAAGTTGCGAATTGACACTGTTGTGCTTCCAGCAGTGATATAGGTTCCTTGGGTCCTTTGGCAACAAATGTGGCACCAACATATATGGTTGACAGTGGTAGAAGCAAAATGGGCTTGGTATTTATTAAATGGTTCCTGAAACTGTTGTCCCCTCCTTGCGTTACTTGTTTAAAAGGCTTAAAAatgttgctagtagatatgatgttaatgttgctttcactgctcccaataagctaggtaagatatgcgctgccgtacagaataaaaaggagcgggtaaaaggcaaaaaacgaacagatatttgtccggtaaagcacaataagaacaacagttttactgactgtcgtatgggtgtggtgtataaaattccccttagctgtggccagttctacgtagcacaaacgggacggtgtatcaatcagaggctaatggaacataaaaggtcgttaaccggtggatcgccttctaatctttcgctacattgccgagattgtaactgcacgccagagttagatgaatgcacgatattgtacaggcataagaatgaagatacgcgtcttatggtggaggcatggcatatctataatggtggaagtgcgtgtgtgagtcagccttcgattactttacataggaagagattaagtgccttaacagttatctctcacgtagaccggcacgtgtacccgattgacacgtggtgctaccattcctgagcatgcgcagatgagttttgtgtcttctttctttttttgcctcagtgctcctttcagttgatagtcggcgttcgtgttgtccacttctctattcgtgtgtcctgtctgcatgcctcacttctattttgcataatgagtccttaccaactagctcagctttctgtcgttctaagcttgaCATTTTAATTGCTTTTTACTTCACTGCTCTATGCCACAGGTATACTAAAACAGCAGGTGAAAAGAGAGTCCCCACTGAAGGTGCATAAGAAAAGCGTACACCATGAAGATGACAACTATAAATGACTTTATTCACTGTACATAGATGCCAATTATTCTAGGAAGTTATCTTTAGCCATGATTTAACTTAAAATCAACCTAGATTGCTGTTTTCATTTCTTCAATTGCTCAGACAACAGAACCTAATTCAAGTCAGTTCCTCACACTTATAAGTAAAGGGATGACCCTTAGCAAGTATGGGTTGGACAATGTATGCGAATTATTCAAAACTTTACACTAAAGTCAGTCTTGAAGTGCAATGCCATCAGCATTATTGGGACATCAGGACACAAAGCGATATTTGCTGATGTCTCGTAGCAATTGATATAGGTACAATGATGTCGCTTATAAAAAAGGAAACGATTGCTGCACACACTTCTGGAGGCGCCTGTGCGTGGAAGCTGCTGCAATCGCAGGAATGGAGCAAATTAGTGTGTCATGACTCGTGATGCACTATGCTCCTGGGTGCCAAAATAGAAACTGCTTTTTAGAAACAAATATAGGATAATTTTAGCGCACTCTGACTCCTATGAGAATTTTTTCCTGGGAGTTGAAAGGCTTTGGACCTTcactgaacattaaaaaaaaacattgagaaTATCATGTCAATGCTCCTTTAAAACATGATGTAGTGAATAGCTTTCCACAGGTAATGCTAAGCAGTGCATTTGCTTGCACAAGTGAACTAGAAATATCTGAAGTTCTTCTATGAACGAATTCCCAAATATTATGGTTCACTTGCCTAATCTAACTGTTGTGGTCAAACATGTTTGTGTGATATCTGTCAACCAATGCTCATCCCTGTTTCAGCCATTCACAGGAAAGTATAGTGGGAAGGTTAGGTGTGCTGATGTATCATATTCGTGCTAAATTTATGTGTGGGAACCTGTGACGTGTTCATTCGTATGCAGAATTGTGTGGTGTTGGTTACTCATATTGGTGATGAAGCCAGTGCAAAACCATATGATTTCTTAAAGGCTTCTTGTCAATTTTTACTCTTAAATTGCCATGCCTATACCCACCTTTTTATTAATGTAAGACTTTACGCATAATGCTTCACTAAAATAAGGCATGGATCAGAAGGCCAAAACAAAGCAACCATGGCAGTAACCATGGACACTGAAGCATGCTacttttgaagaaaaagaaaaagaaaggaggcttCTAGGTAAATTTGTTTAAGTCCCAGACTAGGGTTGTTGTTTAAGAACTATTCAAGGTCTATATGGAAATTCAAGATTAGAAAAATATTCTATTCATACTCGACTTGATGCCATGACTGCTCATTCGTATTTAGTATGGCTTAAAAATTCTTTGCAATCATGAAAAACGACATTTGACATGCTGTTACAGTTCCCTGGAAGCAAGAAGCATCACACTTAATCTCTTGTAGTATACATAGCAGTAAGATTTAACGATGATGGCACAATGGCATCTTTCTTCTGGAGTGATATAACATTTAAAATTTGCACAGCTCATATCTCGCAAAGGTAATGTTAATCTAACAATATCATTTTTAATTGTGTATGATGGGGTGCAAACACTCAGGCACTGTGCAAAA encodes:
- the Hinfp gene encoding histone H4 transcription factor — its product is MIRKKTTANVAFKEEKLLLRCEWDQCDFSCDDSPVYYQHVRKHLDDDLTFVETNMCPWRDCAEALSNTSELRTHVFYHAFHCKIKCYGQNLLDRQNAQTMRCLMDKGSRNIISETPDKYQCQWTGCDDCFENPEAFYMHVSCHAEESCGGARSSSKLPCACGWGSCEATFATMYKLREHVRTHTQEKRLACPNCGGVFSSRTKLLDHFARQDERSSHSCIYCSRSFSSERLLRDHMRLHVNQYKCPLCDMTCPTPSAVKGHMQWRHSSLRPYACDLCDYAAKQPCDLRKHLLTHSNKGYACPYDGCDFAERSSHFLRNHIRDEHLKCPKGIYMCHICQKQYSKGNSLSRHLVSQHRFKWPSGHTRFNYFCNKDNIFTVQTVRYESLDLAAASAAIPEEMNTDTASTLSEPQVLTTAVTDEVSEQPVKLVQIVQTNEDGSTVVQVAQVLAEQPFELAQSIQTHPTTELSEESSAGSDVHI